The following coding sequences lie in one Sorghum bicolor cultivar BTx623 chromosome 6, Sorghum_bicolor_NCBIv3, whole genome shotgun sequence genomic window:
- the LOC8057446 gene encoding uncharacterized protein LOC8057446: MVQLLSKKLDIKQKKKQDKEDERVEVNLSHSEGEEYSDGDGNSVIVLKKASTKCGSSGGPMDKYCKLTLEEVTAARKGKSVDNKVFHTNTVTLPRFDLMLEAIGDFGRNLRGPSPYEMSGKFLQKRKRKVQEGLKSHQESWELHGCSVMTDAWTDKRGRAVKKDGRYIFELVDRCIEEIGVQNVVQVVTDNARPNEAAASLLKAKHPSIFWTGCAAHTIDLMLEDIGKMPQVVATITKAKCLTVFLYAHTRVLDLMRKYLSRDVVRCGVTRFATAYLNLKSLLENKKQLQRLFREDELNELGYLKSVKGKKAHKIVTSESFWKGVQTAVNFFEPLAVVLRRMDSDVPAMGFLYGYLQEAKNEISRRFNNDRKKYEEVFQYIGKRWDSKLKTPLHRAGYYLNPFYYYQNKKAIEDNESFRDGVITCITKLVPDEDTQDKIIEELQRFQDAEGSFGKDIAKRQCKNIHFDPAKWWLNHGSSAPNLRKLAARILSLTCSSSAYERCWSSFEQVHTKRRNRLLHDRMRDLVYIKFNYRLRQKKDNKDKDPLEKHVLDVLEDEDNEWITGIEPTEEDPLREGETGASS, translated from the exons ATGGTTCAGCTACTGTCAAAGAAACTAGATATCAAGCAAAAGAAGAAACAGGACAAGGAAGATGAGAGAGTTGAAGTTAATTTGAGCCATTCTGAAGGAGAGGAGTATAGTGATGGAGATGGTAATTCAGTCATTGTGTTGAAGAAGGCCAGTACCAAATGTGGTTCTTCAGGTGGCCCCATGGATAAGTACTGCAAGCTAACTCTAGAAGAAGTAACTGCTGCAAGGAAGGGCAAATCTGTTGACAATAAG GTATTCCACACAAACACTGTCACACTTCCTAGATTTGATTTGATGCTTGAGGCCATTGGAGATTTTGGCAGAAACTTGAGGGGGCCTAGTCCTTATGAGATGAGTGGAAAATTCTTacagaaaaggaaaagaaaagtgCAAGAGGGCTTGAAGTCTCACCAGGAGTCTTGGGAACTACATGGTTGTTCAGTAATGACAGATGCTTGGACAGACAAAAGGGGCAGAG CTGTTAAGAAAGATGGGAGATACATTTTTGAACTAGTTGATAGATGTATTGAAGAAATTGGGGTGCAAAATGTTGTTCAAGTTGTGACTGACAATGCTAGACCAAATGAGGCAGCAGCCAGTTTGTTGAAAGCAAAGCATCCCTCTATTTTCTGGACTGGTTGTGCTGCACATACTATTGATCTCATGCTTGAAGACATAGGAAAGATGCCACAAGTTGTAGCAACAATTACCAAAGCAAAATGCTTGACTGTTTTCTTGTATGCCCATACTAGAGTTTTAGACCTTATGAGGAAGTATCTCTCTAGAGATGTGGTGAGATGTGGTGTCACAAGGTTTGCTACAGCATATCTTAACTTGAAGAGTTTGCTTGAAAACAAGAAGCAATTGCAGAGGCTCTTTAGGGAAGATGAGCTCAATGAACTAGGTTACTTGAAGAGTGTCAAAGGGAAGAAAGCACACAAGATTGTGACAAGTGAATCTTTTTGGAAGGGTGTTCAAACTGCTGTAAATTTCTTTGAGCCATTAGCTGTTGTGTTGAGGAGAATGGACAGTGATGTGCCAGCAATGGGGTTCCTATATGGGTATCTACAAGAGGCTAAGAATGAGATATCTAGGAGGTTCAACAATGATAGAAAAAAGTATGAGGAAGTTTTTCAGTACATTGGCAAAAGGTGGGACAGCAAGCTGAAAACACCTTTGCATAGGGCTGGTTACTACTTGAACCCCTTCTACTATTATCAAAACAAGAAGGCTATAGAGGATAATGAGTCATTCagagatggtgtaataacttgcaTAACAAAGCTTGTTCCAGATGAAGATACTCAAGACAAGATTATTGAAGAGCttcaaaggtttcaagatgcaGAAGGATCATTTGGCAAAGATATTGCTAAAAGACAGTGCAAAAATATTCATTTTGATCCAG CTAAGTGGTGGCTCAACCATGGAAGTAGTGCACCAAACCTCAGAAAGTTAGCTGCTAGAATTCTAAGTTTGACATGCAGTTCATCAGCTTATGAGAGATGCTGGAGTTCATTTGAACAA GTCCACACAAAGAGAAGAAACAGGCTTCTTCATGACAGAATGAGGGATCTTGTCTATATCAAGTTCAACTATAGACTAAGACAAAAGAAAGACAACAAGGATAAAGATCCTCTTGAGAAACATGTGCTTGATGTTTTAGAAGATGAAGACAATGAATGGATCACTGGCATTGAgccaacagaggaagatccattGCGGGAGGGAGAAACTGGAGCATCATCATAG